The window aagaaaattaaatatgaatgaaCCTGAGTATTGGCAATCAATATTGCCAAGTTGTAAATCAGTAAGTTAATGGTGTACTTCTTACTTGGAAGAAGGCACTCACCTTCTATCTTTCTGCCTCACAACATACCTGAATACCATCCCCAATAGAGTGCTAATTCACATCCAGCTGGTGCTTACTGCTGTAACGAATTAAGCTTCAAAATATCCCTGAGAGGTAGAATTATACCAATTTTTTCTAAAGCAGAAATTGAGGCCCACTGTTTAAGGGACATGCCCAGGACCATTTAAGCAGTGCTAAAATAAGTGAACAAAAGCCAGGTCACCTGATTTTGCCTCCACTTTAGCCGCAAAGCCTCCTCCCCCATCTAGAACATCAAGGATGGAATTTAGTTGAGCCCTATTTAGATACTTTGGCCATGTATACACCACAGGAATTACAGTGGGACAGCTACGGTGATGCAGCTATGTCAATTCAgccctctagtgtagacacagcctacagcAATGGATGGAGTTTTTCCGTTGCTGTAGAACACCACTTCTCCAAGCAGCAGCAGGTGGATCAAcaaaagcattcttccatcaacctgtGTCTACACCAAGGGTTAGGTCAGGATAGCTACAACACTCAAGGATATGGATTTCACACACCTCCGAGTTCTGCAGCTATGTTTGCCTAaattttaagcatagaccaggtGCTAATTTTGCTTCCGAGTGACTGAAATGCTATTAGCCAGTTGACACACCCAAGTTCAGGGTTCTGAATTTCTCTGCATGATCTGAAGGAGAGAGAAGCTGGACGCCAGTCTGTTCCTCATTTCCCTCTGGCTTGCTTTTCATAGAGAACTGAAAGTAAAGGAACAGTGCATATATGTATGAGCAAATCACTCTGTCTCAATAGGGTTTAAAGAAATTTTTGTTCAATCTAGCTTCTCTCCCCCTTCACATTATGTTTCGGAGGATCAACCATAAAAGGCTTCCCAATAGCTTCTCCAGACAGGGAAAGTGGAGAATTGGGGCAAAATCTGTCAAATTTAGTAGCAATCCTTTAACACTCCTTGTCAAAGGGAACATATCACAGGCTGTATAATCCACTGAAAATATGCTGTTCTAATAAAAACCAACCGACCCAGTTATTGCAGTGTTGCTGGAGTCTGTACCAGTACCTTAATGGTACAGTACAAAAAGGGAGTGCTAATTCTTACTACATTGTTATATATATCTCCTGACATCAGAGAAGgttgtatatacaaacacactTCAAACAAGTATTTGTACCATGCTCCACATTAAAAGGAACTCCATCAGGCAGCGTTGGTTCATCATGTATTATAAATGTAGTATGAATATGAGTGTtcgggttttgttgttttttttttaagtttcaactACAACCAATTTTGTTTGGATTTAGAATTTTCCCTATAATTGTTTATTACTTCCCTATTCAAACATTTAGGGTATGAAAACCCAAAAGTGAAATCGACTGGTTTAGTCTCCTGTTTAAAGTTAAATGAAGTGCAGAAATTACACAGGCAGTAAGCCTAGGGAAAAGCAAATTAGATCACTAAATTACCAGTAATACGTGAGAttacctgatttttatttttttaaagcattttaaccCTATACTGTCCCTTTATAACCTCAaggtaaaaatattttctaaatttaaaatgttgatcCATATTTTTCACAAGTAGCCCAATTTGATTCTATTCTATAAAACGAAGTAGAAAGATGTACCATTCAATAattgctgaaaaataaaaaaagtgtgtCAATTAAGCATTATACCCATACTTCAGAAGGTACCATTCTAAAGTTAGCATAAGCAAGCCTGCCAAGTGAGGAAAGTATTGCCCcatttcccttacaatcctcctCCTCACAGCCTCTCATCTCAGTCAGAGCATTAAGCTTCACGCTTTTTGTAATTCATGGTGTGTAATCACTTTACTAAAGGAATTAAAGTGGTAAGGAAACTTCAAATAGTCCCAACTTCATATGCTATGCCCAGCTATTCTCAAGAATGACTAGCTTTATAATGTGTGAAGAGTATACCACAAATCCATGTTGATAACTGCTCATCAGCCACGCGAGAAACTTTCTGACTGTTCCTTCTGCCTCCCTTTCGAGTTCCTGATTTTAGTCCTGTGCTTTCTGCTGAAGGCTCCTCTAGGGGGCTTTTACAGTAAGGGTGATCTAGTAACTTTGCACTAAAAATGTCCAGATTAATGGAGCCTTCAATTTCCATCTGGGAAGAGCTGTCTTCATTTTGTGCCAGCTCCACTGAAAAAGGTCCATTTGCAAGGTTATTGTTCATATTTGAATCCCCCTTGCAGGATTCCAACAATGTCATTTCATCAACACACATAACCTGATTAGATTCTGCATCTTCTTGACCTGAAATTGCAATTTCTCTCTCCGTTACTGAGAGGAAAAGATCCTCATGGCAACTGTCCACTGCAGGAGCCTCATTTGTTTCCGTCCCATGCAAGGTCTCTGTACCCAAAGGAGCTGTTTTGTGCAGCTCTGGTTGGCAGATTTTAACACTGCCATCTCTGGATGCAGGTTCCTCAGTATGTAGCTCATCACATTGTAATGCATCCTGTGTAAGGCAGATGTCAGATGCAGGTGTTTTATTCTCCTCAGCTACAGGTCCTGGTGTATTATTGTTCATATCTGATGAGCTGTACAGGTTCCAAAAGGAGTTATTTTTAGATTTCCAGCAGGAAAACCAGTTACAAATTCCACCTTCAAAATCTCCTTGAAGATTCTCTTGACAGTCCCTGGTAACTTTCTCCACCCAGCTTGGCTTGATTTTACTTGATTTGCAGGTTTTGCCTCTTGCTCTAAGTTTTGGGAATTTTATGATTCTATCCCGAAACCTAATCATAGAAAGTTTCTTATGCATCATAAATACAGGTATCTTTTTTACAGTATATTGGTTAAATTTGGACCTCTTTTTAGTAGTCAAGGGGCCACAAGTTCCATTCTGCTCTAGCCCTCTGCAACACCTTCTTTTACAATTGTTTAAGACTACTAAAACTGCATTGTCTTCATCATTATTGCATTCCTCTCCACTAGGTGTGGAACCATCCTTCTTTACAGGTAAGATGGCATCGCACAGCCCACCACAAAAGGCACTGTGGTCATTGCCATGCATGCAGCCGAGACTAGCTTCTTCTTGTAATCCAGTGACTCTGTTCAAGAGATCTTCACCCTGAAAGGATTCATTGTCCAACTTCTCTATTGCCTGTGCACACAGGCTTCCAGTTTTGCCATCAGGAAAGGGCTTTTTTGCCCTTCTGGATGTTTTTGTAGAAAAGGTGCTGTGTTCAGCAGTTGGTTTTTGATGGTTTTTTGCATTTAGAAGCACTTCAGGAACCCACTCACTCTGGAGTCTGAGtgccttccttctgcactgaagAGATCGGTACGCTTTGTTCCGGTTTAGGCTCAC of the Dermochelys coriacea isolate rDerCor1 chromosome 9, rDerCor1.pri.v4, whole genome shotgun sequence genome contains:
- the LOC119861368 gene encoding sentrin-specific protease 5-like isoform X2, which gives rise to MKEHRRNLNWKRSRLLFLSRRWTTGFWGLRKYCFQKKHFFLAKRKRQSAQSVVSLNRNKAYRSLQCRRKALRLQSEWVPEVLLNAKNHQKPTAEHSTFSTKTSRRAKKPFPDGKTGSLCAQAIEKLDNESFQGEDLLNRVTGLQEEASLGCMHGNDHSAFCGGLCDAILPVKKDGSTPSGEECNNDEDNAVLVVLNNCKRRCCRGLEQNGTCGPLTTKKRSKFNQYTVKKIPVFMMHKKLSMIRFRDRIIKFPKLRARGKTCKSSKIKPSWVEKVTRDCQENLQGDFEGGICNWFSCWKSKNNSFWNLYSSSDMNNNTPGPVAEENKTPASDICLTQDALQCDELHTEEPASRDGSVKICQPELHKTAPLGTETLHGTETNEAPAVDSCHEDLFLSVTEREIAISGQEDAESNQVMCVDEMTLLESCKGDSNMNNNLANGPFSVELAQNEDSSSQMEIEGSINLDIFSAKLLDHPYCKSPLEEPSAESTGLKSGTRKGGRRNSQKVSRVADEQLSTWICGFLDEVMKKYGSLVPLCEKDVMARLKEVFNEDFSHRKPFISREIMKYRTRHPKSSTCNFRVFYNKHMLDMDDLATLDGQNWLNDQMRN
- the LOC119861368 gene encoding sentrin-specific protease 5-like isoform X1: MKEHRRNLNWKRSRLLFLSRRWTTGFWGLRKYCFQKKHFFLAKRKRQSAQSVVSLNRNKAYRSLQCRRKALRLQSEWVPEVLLNAKNHQKPTAEHSTFSTKTSRRAKKPFPDGKTGSLCAQAIEKLDNESFQGEDLLNRVTGLQEEASLGCMHGNDHSAFCGGLCDAILPVKKDGSTPSGEECNNDEDNAVLVVLNNCKRRCCRGLEQNGTCGPLTTKKRSKFNQYTVKKIPVFMMHKKLSMIRFRDRIIKFPKLRARGKTCKSSKIKPSWVEKVTRDCQENLQGDFEGGICNWFSCWKSKNNSFWNLYSSSDMNNNTPGPVAEENKTPASDICLTQDALQCDELHTEEPASRDGSVKICQPELHKTAPLGTETLHGTETNEAPAVDSCHEDLFLSVTEREIAISGQEDAESNQVMCVDEMTLLESCKGDSNMNNNLANGPFSVELAQNEDSSSQMEIEGSINLDIFSAKLLDHPYCKSPLEEPSAESTGLKSGTRKGGRRNSQKVSRVADEQLSTWICGFLDEVMKKYGSLVPLCEKDVMARLKEVFNEDFSHRKPFISREIMKYRTRHPKSSTCNFRVFYNKHMLDMDDLATLDGQNWLNDQIINMYGELIMDAVPDKVHFFNSFFHRQLVTKGYNGVKRWTKKVDLFKKTLLLIPIHLEVHWSLITVNIPNRIISFYDSQGIHFKFCVENIRKYLLTEAREKNHPEFLQGWQTAVTKCIPQQKNDSDCGVFVLQYCKCLALDQPFQFSQEDMPRVRKRIYKELCERQLID